A window from Rhizosphaericola mali encodes these proteins:
- a CDS encoding RNA-binding S4 domain-containing protein, with amino-acid sequence MADSEKLRVDKYLWSIRLFKTRSQAADACDKGRVKIVLNNSAMGPQTVKASRNVNLNEVYEIKTEARKWVIKVTGLLTKRVGYPDAIKNYEDITPKEDLDIVKYAPTSFHTGKRLSKIGHPSKKDRRDLETFMDGRPEEDE; translated from the coding sequence ATGGCGGATTCAGAAAAATTAAGAGTGGACAAATATTTATGGTCTATACGTTTATTCAAAACGCGTAGTCAAGCTGCAGATGCATGTGATAAGGGGCGGGTTAAAATCGTACTTAACAATAGTGCGATGGGGCCACAAACGGTCAAGGCTTCTCGGAATGTCAATCTTAATGAAGTATATGAAATTAAAACTGAGGCTCGCAAATGGGTAATAAAAGTTACTGGGTTATTGACAAAACGCGTAGGATATCCTGATGCTATTAAAAATTATGAAGATATCACACCAAAAGAGGATTTGGATATTGTAAAATATGCGCCAACTTCTTTCCATACAGGAAAACGTCTTAGTAAAATAGGACATCCATCCAAAAAAGATCGTCGAGATTTAGAAACTTTCATGGATGGAAGGCCGGAAGAGGATGAATAA
- a CDS encoding endonuclease/exonuclease/phosphatase family protein: protein MRKILLFLLVLIFGRCYSQRTKLLPLIVAFYNSENFYDTINNTMIRDEDFLEDGAHLYNGKVYKEKLDHIAQVLHDIGIDQQKAGFSFIGLAEIENDTVLNDLVQHPLLKERKLQFVHFDSKDARGVDVALIFNPLFFKVEKAYPIYVPHPNGSKQAHFTRDILYVKGKLCNETIHIYVNHWPSRYGGQQKSIAARNSAAIVLKKNINTILNYNSMAKIIVMGDLNDDPKDESIYNTLRAVELTKLSDSNYLYNPWIEKLKKGRGTLAYQNTWSLFDQIIVTKNWISPNQKLYYKSASIFRPNYLVEQSGNLKGYPLRTFSGNNFQYGYSDHFPVFVTLLYALEK, encoded by the coding sequence ATGAGAAAAATATTATTATTTCTGCTTGTATTAATATTTGGGAGATGTTATTCCCAAAGGACAAAATTGCTTCCGCTTATAGTTGCTTTTTACAACTCGGAGAATTTTTATGATACGATCAATAACACAATGATCCGTGATGAAGATTTTTTAGAAGATGGAGCGCATTTGTATAATGGAAAAGTTTACAAAGAAAAATTAGATCATATCGCGCAAGTATTACATGATATCGGAATTGATCAGCAAAAAGCAGGTTTTTCTTTTATAGGCCTAGCGGAAATTGAAAACGACACGGTATTAAATGATTTGGTGCAACATCCTTTGTTGAAAGAACGCAAGTTACAATTCGTTCATTTTGATTCGAAAGATGCGCGTGGCGTTGATGTTGCTTTAATATTTAATCCGTTATTTTTTAAAGTGGAAAAAGCTTATCCAATTTATGTCCCGCATCCAAATGGTTCTAAGCAAGCTCATTTTACAAGAGATATTTTATATGTAAAAGGCAAACTATGTAATGAAACGATACATATTTATGTAAACCATTGGCCAAGTCGTTATGGTGGGCAACAAAAAAGTATCGCGGCTCGTAATAGTGCTGCAATAGTTTTGAAGAAAAATATAAATACAATTTTGAACTATAATTCTATGGCAAAAATTATAGTTATGGGTGATCTTAATGACGATCCTAAAGATGAAAGTATTTATAATACTTTAAGAGCGGTCGAATTAACTAAGTTGTCTGATAGCAATTATTTATACAACCCATGGATTGAAAAATTAAAAAAAGGTAGAGGTACATTAGCTTACCAAAATACTTGGAGTTTATTTGACCAAATAATTGTTACAAAAAATTGGATTTCACCAAATCAAAAACTTTATTATAAAAGTGCCAGTATTTTTCGTCCAAATTATTTAGTGGAACAATCAGGAAATTTGAAAGGTTATCCGCTTCGTACCTTTTCTGGGAATAATTTTCAATATGGTTATAGTGATCATTTTCCCGTATTTGTCACGTTATTGTACGCATTAGAAAAATAA